ACTGACATTAATTCAGGCAATCTTATTGATTGGTAATAAGTGGTTCCTTCTGGTGCAGATGGTCAAAGAACGGTTAAATGGTCTAGATTCTCAAGAGAAGGGTTGGCTTTTAGATGGATACCCTCGGAGCTCCTCTCAAGCCATAGCACTCAAAGAATTTGGCTTCCAACCAGACCTCTTTATTCTTCTGGAAGTGAGGTTCTGCAGTGGCCCTGTGCCTCGTGTTCTTTCATTCTTTTCTTAGTGAAGTTCCTTTTGTTAAGGCCATACGGAAAATTATGTGATTTCATTACTTAGAGAGAAACTTTAAAATACTTTGAGGTTCCTTGACCTTTCCTTTGTTTCTCTTGCAGTAGACTGTAACTCCAGGAAGTTTCACTATGTAATCCACCTTCATTCTATCACAAGTTTTTTTGTGTATAGGTACCTGAAGAAATTCTTGTTGAGAGAGTGGTCGGCCGTAGGCTAGATCCAGTAACGGGGAAAATTTACCATTTGAAGTATTCTCCACCAGAGACGGAAGAAATTGCTGCTAGGCTTACTCAGCGCTTTGACGACACTGAAGAAAAGGCATGTTTTAGTCCATGAATTAATCAACGTTACCTTTCTTGGTTACTTATAAAAAAATACGGTATCATTGTTGGTTTAACTTTCCTGGTATTTATTTGCAGTTGGTTTGATGTGAAGCTTTTGAATCAAATTCCTTCATGTGAAACTCATCTGGCTCTCAGTTGACATTTGCCTCCCTTTTGACTCATTAGTTTGCCTTTAAATAAAGTTATCCCCCTTCTAAGCTCCTTCTCTCTTCCTCACAACTGCGGTCCACCCCCTCCCCCGCCCAACACAAGCCAACTGTCTCGCCCTCcaaaaaaaggtgaaaaaattAGAAATCCAACCGGCAATCTTTGACCTAAAAGGACCGTTTGGACCTGAAAATGCTGCTGCTGTTCTGCAATTTTCCTCTTCAACTAAACCATTTTGTTATTATGTTCTCTTCTTATTCCAGATTCAGTTTATGTATCTTTAAAGCCAGAAGTATATATTATTATAAGCTTGGTTTTTCTCTGATCGTTCTTATAATTACCTTTTCAGGTTAAATTGCGTTTGCACACTCACCATCAAAATGTGGAGGCAGTTCTCTCCTTGTATAAAGATATCACAGTCAAGGTACTCCTTTTGCCAATCTTCTTTTGAAAAGTTACTTGACCTTAAACTGCGAAATGAAATGACTGGATACTGAAACTGTTGAATTTACATAGCAAATGAAAACCCCATTAATGAATTATTGCTTGATAATTTTTGAGGTATTATGGATCaatgttattttcctaaaaagaaaaagggtattaTGGGTCCATCAATAAGATATGGATTCTCAATTATACATGCATTATATTTGCTCTAAGAAATGAAGTAATCAATTGTTGGTTCAAGTATACCATAAATCTCGTCTTGCTGTCCTTTCTGTTCATTAATTGACTTTGATTAGAAAAATAGTACCAAAAACTGCAATTTTATATGGGACACATTGGTAGTGAGGCACAGAAAATCATCTAAGCTTGTGACTAGTGTTGTTGTGGTTATAATCTGCTGTCCTCTAAACAGATACTGCTCTGCTGTCTTTTTGATTGATAAATGAGAAGCTCTTTCAATTTCTTCGATAAAGCATTGCCTTGGCCGCATGATAGTGTCTTAACTACCACTTTCTTCACCGCGTTCTTTATCCTAGATGCTCTTGTTTGTTCTTCTCTTTCTCGATGCAATTCTTTATCTGTTCAAGTATCTCCTTGCTTATTGAAGAACCTATTCAACTTTCTTATTAATATGTAAAATTTGGAATAGACCCTTGAATAGTTCATTGACCGACACCATGCAACATCATAAGTAGCTTTGAGTTCATCGACCGACACCGTGCAACATCATAAGCAGCTCTAGAAAGAGGagttatagcctgtttggccaagcttctttttggccagaagtgtttttttttttggccaaaagcacttttggccaaaaattgaggtgtttggccaagcttttggaaggaaaaaaaaaaaaaacttttgaggagaagcagaaaaaagtagcttctctccaaaagcactttttagaaaaatacacttagaagcagttttttaaagcttggccaaacactaattgctactcagaagtgcttttcaaactaattagccaaacacaaattacttctcaccaaaagtacttttgagaaaaagcacttctcaaaataagctgatttttgtagcttggccaaacgggctattagttAGCATATCAACCATGGAGCAATTCTAGTTTTTAGTTATCCTAATTCTTAAAGCTGCTAGTACATAAACTAGTTGTAGAGGTAATAAAGAAGTAAGAACTAAATGTATCTAGAGTTTATGGTCTTAAGTTCCACCTTATTTTCCTTAATGCACTTGTCACATCATCGTTAAGGGAACGGAACGGTGTGATGCTGTATAACAAATGAATGCACCCTGATTGGCATCATTATGCTCAATAAAAGGACTGAGAGGAGTTACAGCAATACCTTGCAAGATTTAAACAACCcaacctcccccctccccccccccaaatcccACCAcccaaaagacaaaggaaaagtaTTTTGAAGATGAATCCTATTCTGGGTACTGTGAATGTGTAAAATGTAATAGCCCAAGGCTTTGGTTGAAGTTGAACAATAATAGTACACACAGGACGTGTAATAGATGCACGCCATTAGTTCAAATTTCGCAAGGTGTCAAAGTGAGGTTTTAGTGTTACCCCCATAAAGTAACTTCTTGAAACTTTCTCATATGAGATGAAAAGAAGCTATTCTCTCTCAATTGGTACCAAACATCTTCGATGAGCGATATTATATTTTAGCTAAGGGAAGAAGCAAATCGGTGAAATGGTCCCTCTTAACACTCCTCTATCCCTTACTTGATCGAGACATATTATAATTCCTCTATTTCCAGGTGCGTGCATGAGTTATCATCTCTTAACCTTAAAAAGGCAATATGATTCTGTTCTTCTGAATTATTTTCGTTTTAGGTGAATGGAAGCGCTTCCAAGCAGGATGTATTTGCTCAGATCGATGATGCATTAACACAGCTTCAAGAGCAAAAGCAAGGAAAGTTGGGAACTGTGGCAGCATAGAGGAACAGAACAAATTAGCATGTAAAGAGAGGAAGTATTATCCAATTAGGTGAAGAAAAGAGTTCAATCATAGGATGCATTTTGAATATATCATGAATAATTGTCATTGTTTATTGCCATTCCTCTTGTATTAATATGCTGAAATACCATGTATAGACGAGAATaagtgaaaaaagaaaaattatttgtcTGGTTTTCAGCATCTAGTTGTATACTCATGGTTTTTGCTTTTGATTTTGGCCCCTCTTTTGTATAATTGGAGATTGGTACAACACTTAATTGTTTTTAGAAAGTTTTTGGCCTCTTAAGTTTGTTAGTGTTCTTCTGTTATCCACAGGAGGCATatcaattggggggggggggtcttagGGCGCTCCCCTCCCTAaatcatgtatatatatacacacacacatattgtGTGCACGCGACACCCAAGCTCAAAGTATCAAATGATTATGATACGATGTGTATTGAGTGTACCTCTCTAAGGTTTGGTAGTTCAAATTTTATGTCAATCTTCTTggttttttccttatttttttctaGAATTGGGCGCACCCACGGGGTACGGGAATGAGGCatctgtgggggggggggggtcttagGGCGCTCCCCTCCCTaaatcatgtatatatatatatatatatatatatatatatatatatatatatatatacacacacacattgtGTGCACGCGACACCCAAGCTCAAAGTATCATATGATACTGATACGATGTGTATTGAGTGTATCTCTCTAAGGTTTGGTAGTTCAAATTTTATGTCAATCTTCTTggttttttccttattttttttctaGAATTGGGCGCACCCACGGGGTACGGGAATGAGGCATCTATGGTGTCAATTTTGTGTATTAATTAAGTGCAACGTGTAAATATATAGTTAATGAGTTAAATTGATCCCAACAATTCTGATACAGAGTATAGATATATGTAAGAAATTActatttaaaaaattaattttgaatttataattTGAAAAGCATAATCATTGCAATAGTAAGAATTAAAGGTTAAATccgtaaaatttatattttgaatTCACCTCTTTGTAATAGTGTATTTGTCTTTCCAAAATCCTCGATCCGCCTTTGATTATCCACTCAACATGTGTAAACTAAAAGCACGTTGATTTTGTACACGTTGGCGTAGGGTTCTATTTTCAAATTATGGGAAAGCATTAGAAAAACTATGTGAATCTATCTTCAAAGAttgattctttcttttttcttttgacttTTCGTCTTTATAGTGTGTGCGTGTATCTCATTTTGTTTAACAACTTTGagtaacaacttgtttggatgaaTACAACGTTTGAATAGATTTTATTATTTTTCGTTATTTTATAATGTCACGCACCAACAATATAAAGAATTAACttgtaatattataaagaaaaagtaGGGTACATGGTAGGATTATTACATAAAAAGGTAAGGTAAATAATAAAAtaggattatttaataataaggaaggacaagatgagagaaaaaaataTGGTAACGATATAGTCACACCAAATCGGTCATTACCCAAAATGACACTTTTCATCGTTATATAACGATGTATTTAATGATACGATACAActaaatttaagtaacaatcaaaataaatagTGTATATAAAGTAACAATCTATAGTACAATAGGTAACAACTAACAACCGTCCAAACAAGCTATTAGTTAAGTAAAACTATTGTTTTTTTAAAAGTTATTTTTTCTGTAGTTTTGAGGTAAATTATATGACATTTGAAGTGAGAAATTGGAAAAATGGGGATATAGAAGTTGGAATATCTAAGTACATCTTGGAGAACCTAGGTTTGATGATTCCAAGTTTTGGCTTGAGTCTTAATACTTGTATTTGTGGATTGTAGCTTGTTCGTTGAATCAGTTAAGATGTATGCAAGCTGATGTAGAACTCTATTTTAAACAGTAGACTTTTCAACCATTTTTGCTCGTGCTAGTGCCCCCAGAAATTCTTGGATTTCTTGCAATATGAGATTGAATGCCATAACTCTTATTTGTATTTTACTTTTTATTGGTGCTGTTGGGAAATCTGGAGTGGATGTCTAGATCAGGGTGTCGGCATCACACATATAGCATGTGTGCCGTGAGTGAGCGGGTGATCGGAGTAGTTAAATAGAAATATATTCCTCGCCCTAGAAATAGCCCGCTCTAAAAAGAAGTAGTCCGTTTATCGTCGTAAAATTAAAAAACATAAAGCTAGATGGAAGTAGGGGCGAGGCTAGGTGGGCAGAAAGGGGATTCGCCAAAATCTCTTCACCGAAAATTATATTATGTATATAATGTTAGACATTTTTTGTGTATATAAAATAGATGTTGAATCCTCTTAGCTTCTTTGCGTgtttacttcttctttttttgatttcCCTTGGTGAGTGTTGGGTATTAAAATTCGGATACCGGGTCACTCTATATGGGCTGACCCAACCCATTTGGGAAGAGATGGAGTTTGAGTACAAAGTTACTTCTCTGGAGAAGTTACTACACGTTGGATGCAGTTGAGCAAGTTTCCCATAACAGTTAATTTATTTTCTGCATAATAACTTGGCCTTCATATTGAAAGGAAAGACACgaacagaagaaaaacaaaagggtGGGTTCTTGATCTTCCTTTTCCATCTATTTTCTTCTTCCATAACAGTGAagatttctcttcttcttttcgcAAAAACACACAAGAACAAAGACATATAGTTTGTGAAACTAAACTTTGTTTTCCAAGAGATTCAAAGTTCGTCTTGGGGCAATTCTTTTGGTGGTGAGTTCAACAATTCTTCCGCAGCATTGACAGGTACGCTAATGTTGTTCTCGCCCCGCGATTATTAATTAACATTGGTATCATAGCAGGATTGTGTGTTCTGTTATTTTAAATACACGACTGAAGAATATTGCCTTAAAGTTCTTGAACAATTTGTTTACTGGAAACTGAACGAAGTGAACAAAAGATATTTTTTTTCATGTCAATGGCACTACCTGCAAACTTGCCAGAGATATGATCAACATTGAGATATACACACAACatgcatattttttttaaaaggaaaaacaCTGAAGAAACCACCCCTCTCACAAATCTTCTGATTACAGAAGTGGTTGATGTGATGCTGATGTTTTGTTTGAatcaaaatatcaaaatttttaaAAGTTAGTTACAAGTAGATATTTGACCACACCTTCTTTTTTGGTCAGAAAGTATCTTTGGCTATATGATTTATTGTTCTTACATGAATTTGTGATTCATTTTAGTGTAGTAAATATATTTATGATTTGTCAAAGTCTTCTTGGGAAAATGACTAGACAATGACAGTGGATCAAATGGTTCGTAAAATCAATGATATGTCTTTGACTGTATAGAGTTACTACGTGATTTTGTTATATATCTGTGACAGATTgactcatttttttttgaataaggTGCATGATATCCATATTTAACATATCAACAATATGTACTGATTATTCTAGACTgccataatttttttttgaatatatatattaaataatcacTTCGTTTAAGCCACTCTTATATTGACATACTTCTACGAGTTATTGTGACATATGTTGTCACATTGAATGGTTTTAACCATTCTAAGTGTTTCCCTGGTCCTATTTCAgatatggttgaagagggacaaATTCGAATTACTCCAAGTGGGAGTTCTCGAAGACAAGGAAGGGGACAACGTAGAAGGGTACGTCGTCGCAGGACTTATTTCTATAATGATTCAGACTCGGAGCCTGAAGTCATCAGGAATGTCCCAAGGGCGAGAAAAAATCAGTTAAGAGATCGGGCTGAACGAagggaaagagaaaagaaatttagGGAGTTTAAGGAATTTAAAATGGGCCCTGATGTTTCCATTCCTGAACATGTACACCTCTTTAAGATAAAAAGAGCTGAATTGGCTAATTACGTAGAAATTACTGATTGGGAAGCATTAGCTATTTTAGCGGACTCTCTTCGAGAGCCTTGGGGTGAAATTTTAATTGAGATTTATCATGATGTTTGGCCTAGTGCACCTTTTAGCGTATATGAGCAAGAGTTAATGTTCGATTGGTATATGGATATCCTAGCAAACATGTAAATTgttattatgtgttttattttAATGAAATTCATATTATGTTTTTTGTCTCACTACTTACATGCATTGTTTATTGTATCCTTTTGTAATGGATTGAGACTTAAAATATGTACACACTAAGAAGTTATCTtaatattaattaaaatatttagatATAGATGATGAATGGAAACGTAGTGACCGTTCGATTCTATACTAAATGTAGAATTAATATTACAATTAATTTTCTTGAGTGTGTAATCACATGCATAAATTAACTGAAGTACATATTGATGAGTTAAACTTGTAATATTGTCTCTAATAACAGACATGGCATCAAAAAGTATCATTACTGACTTGAACAAGGGTGACAAACTGAACGGTGAAAATTACGATATCTGGAGTCGTAAGATGTGGTATGTACTCGAAGAGCAAGATGCTCTTGAAAGTATTAACCATATTATGAGTCACCCAGAGGAGGGTAACACTGCCCAACACAGGAGGGATCTGGAAACTTACAATGTTTGGAAAAAGAAAGATTCCACTGCACGTGGAATTATTGTAAGTTCAGTTGCTGATGATCTCATTCACGAATGTGAGCAATATCCTACTGCTCAAGCCATGTGGGCACATTTAAGGGAGGCATATGGGGGTACCACTGTGACTCGCCTTCGACAGCTGACAATCAAGTTTGACACGTACAAAAAGTGTCATGATCACGGTGTCAAGCAACATCTAAGGGTGATGTCAAATATGATTGCCCAACTCAAAAGTGCTGGCCATGTTCTCTCTGATGAGCAACAGGTTCAGGCAGTGATTCGGTCTCTTCCCAATAATTGGGAACATTTAAAGGTCAACTTGACCCACAATGATAGCATCAAAACTTTTGCTGATGTTGCCCGTCATGTGGAGCTTGAAGACGAGCAGCTTGGTGCTGCTAAAGCTGTACCTAATACCTTTGTGGCAGAATCAAGTGGTACAAAGAGATCAAGCTTCAAGCGCAAGAGAAACTGGAAAAATGACGGAAAGGGTAAGGAGACCAGAGAAGTACCctccaagaaaagaaacaagCCAAATTCCAAGAAAGGAAAACGGTTCTTCAAGAAGAAAGACAAGAGCAAGATGAAGTGTTACAATTGCCAAGTTCCAGGGCATTTTGCTCGTGAGTGCACTGAGCCGAAAAAGGTAGCATTTCAAAACGCATCTCTTAGTGCTATATATGTTTATAGCACTGTTTTACTAACTGAATCTTATCCTGTGTGGATTGTAGACTCAGGGGCCACCGACCATGTGAGCCGCGATAGAGAAGCGGTTATAGAGTTTCGTCGAGTTCCACCTGGATCAAAGCATGTATATGTGGGAAATAATGCAAAGCTTGAAGTCAAGGGGATATGTACTTGCAGAATAGACATGCGTGGTGGCCGATCTTTGATGTTGCATGACGTCCTATATGTTCCAGAGATTCAACGAAACTTAGTATCTGTGTCTGTTCTTCTAAATTTAGATTTCAATTTGAACTTTAGTTGCAGTGGTCTTAGAATTACTCAAGACAATGTTTTTTATGGTTTTGGACATCGTTACGATGGTTTTATTGTGCTAGATTGTAATCCTTCTACGTATAACTATTATGTTGACCGTTGTGTTATGGCATGTTATTCTAGTAACAATGATGTTGATGTTATTACATGGCATGCAAGATTAGGTCACATAGGGCAGGATCGAATGAATAGATTGGCTAAGGAAGGACATCTAGGTCCTTTATCTAAAATTGAAATGGCAACTTGTGAAAATTGTCTTGCTGGAAAGATTACAAGTAAACCATTTGGAAAGGCTAAGAGAGCTGATTTTCCATTGCAATTAATCCATTCTGATATCTGTGGTCCAATGAATATGAGGGCTAGGTCTGGTGCTTTATACTTCATTACGTTCATTGATGATTTCACACGCTTTGATTATGTCTATCTGATCTCTCATAAATCTGAAGCACTTGAATGCTTTAAGAAATATATGAATGAAGTTGAGAATCAATTAGACAAAAGGATTAAGACCTTAAGAACCGATAGAGGGCGTGAATATCTTTCAAAAGAATTTGAAAGATTGTGCAATGAAAAGGGAATCACCAGATAGTTAACTATTCCGtacacacctcaacaaaatggtgtagcaGAAAGAAGGAAGAGAACACTACTGGACATGATAAGGTCCATGACAGTGCAAGCAAATTTACCTATCTCCTTTTGGGGAGATG
This sequence is a window from Nicotiana sylvestris chromosome 3, ASM39365v2, whole genome shotgun sequence. Protein-coding genes within it:
- the LOC104211400 gene encoding adenylate kinase, chloroplastic, with the translated sequence MAFCSSLSFTSISSKSNPQKHSSSSLVPSHRPFTSSHLSFSKSSSLHSRQTLFRTHCRRVPPPNDASFLVLGCAKKAEPLRIMISGAPASGKGTQCELITDKYGLVHIAAGDLLRAEIAAGSENGKQAKEYMDKGKLVPDEIVVTMVKERLNGLDSQEKGWLLDGYPRSSSQAIALKEFGFQPDLFILLEVPEEILVERVVGRRLDPVTGKIYHLKYSPPETEEIAARLTQRFDDTEEKVKLRLHTHHQNVEAVLSLYKDITVKVNGSASKQDVFAQIDDALTQLQEQKQGKLGTVAA